The Acanthopagrus latus isolate v.2019 chromosome 13, fAcaLat1.1, whole genome shotgun sequence genome contains a region encoding:
- the synj1 gene encoding synaptojanin-1 isoform X7, giving the protein MAFSKGYRIYHKLDPPPYSVIVETRTREECLMFESGAVAVLSAAEKEAIKNTYSKIVDAYGILGVLRLNLGDSMLHSLVVVTGCSSAGKVQDSEVFRVTQTDFISLKNDPGDEDRIAEVRKVLNSGHFYFAWSATGVSMDLSLNAHRRILEDTTDNRFFWNQSLHLHLKHYGVNCDDWLLRLMCGGVEIRTIYAGHKQAKACIFSRLSSERAGTRFNVRGTNDDGQVANFVETEQVIFLDDRVSSFIQIRGSIPLFWEQPGIQVGSHRVKLSRGFEANAPAFERHFTALRRLYGKQVIINLLGSKEGEHMLSKAFQSHLKASEHASAVKMVNFDYHQNVKGGKTDKLHSVLKPYLSKFIEECGFFYYSGEMGITRTQGGTIRTNCLDCLDRTNSVQAFFALEMLPKQLEEMGLTEKPQLVARFQEVFRTMWSANGDSVSKIYAGTGALDGKAKAGKLKDGARSVTRTIQNNFFDSSKQEAIDILRLGSTLNSDLADKARALLTTSSLYVTEPVLQSASPRVLLGMCQNYQKYTRPKQIRVCVGTWNVNGGKQFRSIAFRNQTLNDWLLDAPKKAGHPDFQDSKANPIDIFAIGFEEMVELNAGNIVSASTTNQKLWAAELQKNISRDHKYVLLASEQLVGVCLFVFIRPQHAPFIRDVAVDTVKTGMGGATGNKGGVAIRLLFHTTSICFVCSHFAAGQSQVKERNDDYSEITRRLTFPMGRLLYSHDYVFWCGDFNYRISMPNEEVKDLIKQQNWDALTAGDQLLDQKNAGLVFRGFIEGKLDFAPTYKYDLFSEDYDTSEKCRTPAWTDRILWKRRKWNFDRTAEEMNVVGAASTSGENEDDPEHPWSPGTLKYYGRAELKTSDHRPVVAIMDVDILEVDPEARHQVYKEVIALQGPPDGTILVSLCSSGPEDYFDDALIDELLDKFAQFGEVILIRFVEEKMWVTFLEGYSALAALSLSASTVLGKVIDIRLKSPGWIKSLEEEMSVERICGSIPTSASSTLLAEDTDMGDDDYDMEGDVDEEVEEILPQHLQPGAGSGPGSSPLPSPRSSPCPSPTHGEPSAPSRPSRGQPTRPSQGPPVDFQPGAPQGIEPKRPPPPRPGAPPARPAPPQRPPPPSGRGQVAVGAPGPGGAPRPNIPARVGVISVPPQSRPPPPAHPGAPRPIPEVHPGAPRPIPDTHPGAPRPIPSAQPKPTDLPPGPPSGPPPTEPPPVRAQVPSPMQPPMQPQAAAPSVQSQLPAPMQPTLPTPLQPQQAAAAPAGPPQALASPKPPPRSRSSHALPPDAAKPETAPAAQTNGLNGIQREAQWKPDPFDTLRSDLLSSSSTPWHTTQSLNRGSSLRAPPSIPASRPSSNTLPTSFSLQSSALSDLQALDSSSSSSLSTPSPFASSLLPPPPVPSRSRSQETLRASPGSFPADPQPARPSSTNPFTGPLAQQQHHRSLTPDFSIQRPAQPFNLQRTMSALTQPLIPMPAPTAAAPAPQIQRTMSLFGPPSTLNPNPLLPLTPEHSSTPALPLAPPSSIPPALAPRRQPPPAAGKQTQQWVTFDDDFPATSKTPQVPIFPSSSLVSQTRTLPSRSVFDSEPDWLSSAPSGFPTLPPPVPTRTGNPKLPEGPSDDCFFSRESTER; this is encoded by the exons ATGGCCTTCAGCAAGGGATATCGCATCTACCACAAGCTGGATCCACCCCCCTACAGTGTCATAGTGGAAACTAGGACCAGGGAAGAATGCCTCATGTTCGAATCAGGGGCTGTTGCCGTTCTGT CGGCGGCAGAGAAGGAGGCCATCAAAAACACATACTCAAAGATTGTTGATGCTTATGGAATCCTGGGTGTCCTCCGCCTCAACCTGG GTGACTCCATGCTCCACAGTCTGGTGGTTGTGACAGGATGCAGCTCTGCGGGGAAGGTGCAGGATTCAGAGGTTTTCAGAGTCACGCAGACAGACTTCATATCACTGAAGAATGATCCAGGGGACGAAGACCGGATTGCTGAGGTGCGAAAGGTCCTAAACTCAGGACACTTCTACTTTGCCTGGTCTGCCACTGGAGTCAGCATGGACTTGAGTCTCAATGCACATCGCAGGATCCTAGAAGATACTACAGATAACCGTTTCTTTTG GAACCAGTCTCTGCACCTGCATCTAAAACACTACGGAGTAAACTGTGATGACTGGCTGTTGAGGCTGATGTGTGGGGGTGTGGAGATCAGGACTATCTATGCAGGGCACAAACAGGCTAAGGCCTGCATCTTCTCTCGCCTCAGCTCAGAGCGAGCAGGAACACGATTCAACGTCCGAGGAACAAACGATGATGGCCAGGTGGCCAACTTTGTGGAGACGGAACAG GTTATTTTCCTGGATGACAGAGTCTCATCCTTCATACAGATCCGTGGGTCCATTCCTCTTTTCTGGGAACAGCCAGGAATCCAG GTTGGCTCTCATCGTGTCAAACTCTCAAGGGGATTTGAGGCAAATGCCCCGGCATTCGAAAG acACTTCACTGCACTGCGGAGGTTGTATGGCAAACAGGTGATCATCAACCTGCTCGGGAGTAAGGAAGGAGAACACATGCTCAGCAAAGCATTTCAG AGTCACCTGAAGGCATCGGAGCACGCGTCAGCAGTGAAAATGGTGAACTTTGACTACCATCAAAATGTGAAGGGAGGCAAGACAGACAAACTCCACAGTGTCCTCAAACCCTACCTCAGCAAGTTCATAGAGGAGTGTGGGTTCTTCTACTACTCTGGAGAGATGGGCATCACAAG GACTCAGGGTGGAACCATTAGGACCAACTGCCTGGACTGTCTGGATAGAACCAACAGTGTCCAGGCCTTCTTTGCCCTTGAG ATGTTGCcaaagcagctggaggaaatgGGTCTTACAGAGAAGCCCCAGCTGGTGGCCAGATTCCAGGAGGTTTTTAGGACCATGTGGTCCGCCAATGGAGACTCCGTCAGTAAGATCTATGCGGGCACCGGTGCCCTGGATGGCAAGGCCAAG GCCGGGAAGCTAAAAGATGGAGCTCGCTCTGTGACAAGGACCATCCAGAATAACTTCTTCGACAGCTCCAAGCAGGAGGCTATAGACATCCTGAGGCTGGGCTCCACGCTTAACAGTGATTTGGCTGACAAAGCTCGGGCCTTGCTCACCACCTCCAGTCTTTACG TCACTGAGCCGGTCTTACAATCAG CCTCCCCGAGAGTATTGCTGGGAATGTGTCAGAACTACCAGAAATACACAAGGCCCAAGCAGATCCGGGTGTGTGTGGGTACCTGGAATGTCAACGGGGGTAAACAGTTCCGCAGCATCGCTTTCCGCAACCAGACACTCAACGACTGGCTGTTGGATGCTCCAAAGAAGGCGGGGCATCCTGACTTCCAGg ACAGCAAAGCCAACCCCATAGATATCTTTGCCATTGGTTTTGAGGAAATGGTTGAACTAAATGCTGGCAACATCGTCAGTGCCAG CACGACCAACCAGAAGCTTTGGGCAGCCGAGCTACAAAAAAACATATCGAGGGACCACAAATATGTGCTGCTGGCTTCAGAGCAGCTGGTGggagtgtgtctgtttgttttcatccgCCCCCAACACGCACCTTTCATCAG GGATGTCGCTGTTGATACTGTAAAAACCGGAATGGGCGGGGCTACAGGCAATAAAGGAGGTGTGGCCATACGCCTGCTGTTCCACACCACCAGCATCTGCTTCGTCTGCTCCCACTTTGCTGCTGGCCAGTCACAGGTCAAGGAGAGGAACGACGACTACAGCGAGATCACGCGCAGACTCACCTTCCCCATG GGTCGTCTGCTGTACTCACACGACTACGTTTTCTGGTGTGGAGACTTCAACTACCGAATCAGCATGCCCAACGAGGAAGTCAAGGATCTGATCAAACAGCAGAACTGGGATGCCTTGACAGCTGGGGACCAGTTGTTGGACCAGAAGAATGCTGGTTTG GTTTTCCGAGGTTTCATTGAGGGGAAGTTGGATTTTGCCCCCACCTATAAGTATGACCTCTTCTCAGAGGATTATGACACCAGTGAGAAGTGCCGCACGCCAGCCTGGACTGACCGCATActctggaagaggaggaagtggaactTTGACAGAACGG CTGAGGAGATGAATGTAGTAGGTGCAGCTTCTACATCTGGAGAGAATGAGGACGATCCAGAACATCCTTGGAGCCCTGGGACTCTGAAATACTATGGCAGGGCTGAGCTTAAGACCTCAGACCACAG GCCTGTGGTGGCCATAATGGATGTGGACATCCTGGAGGTGGACCCCGAGGCCCGGCACCAGGTCTACAAGGAGGTCATCGCCCTGCAAGGGCCTCCAGATGGCACTATCCTGGTGTCGCTGTGCTCCTCTGGTCCTGAAGACTATTTCGATGATGCACTCATAGATGAACTGCTGGACAAGTTtgctcagtttggagaagtcaTACTTATCAG GTTTGTTGAGGAGAAGATGTGGGTGACCTTCTTGGAAGGATACTCTGCTcttgctgctctgtctctcagcGCTTCCACT GTCCTTGGCAAGGTGATTGACATCCGTCTGAAGAGTCCAGGCTGGATCAAGAGTCTCGAGGAGGAGATGAGTGTGGAGAGAATCTGCGGGAGCATCCCCACCTCAGCCAGCTCCACCCTGCTCGCTGAGGACACGGACATGGGCGACGATGATTACGACATGGAAG GTGACGTGGATGAAGAGGTTGAGGAGATCCTTCCCCAGCACCTGCAGCCTGGAGCAGGCTCTGGCCCTGGATcttcccctcttccctcccccCGCAGCAGTCCCTGTCCCTCCCCGACCCATGGAGAACCTTCGGCCCCAAGCAGGCCCAGTCGTGGACAACCCACCCGACCATCACAAG GGCCTCCTGTTGACTTCCAGCCTGGTGCCCCTCAAGGCATTGAGCCCAAACGCCCACCTCCACCTCGCCCTGGAGCCCCTCCAGCAAGACCAGCACCCCCCCAACGCCCGCCGCCACCCTCAG GTCGAGGCCAGGTAGCAGTGGGAGCTCCTGGACCTGGAGGTGCTCCAAGACCA AATATTCCTGCTCGAGTTGGGGTAATCAGTGTGCCTCCCCAGTCTCGtccaccacctccagctcacCCTGGAGCACCCAGACCCATCCCAGAGGTGCATCCCGGGGCCCCTCGGCCCATCCCAGACACTCACCCTGGAGCCCCAAGACCTATTCCCAGTGCACAGCCCAAACCGACTGATCTGCCACCAG GTCCACCTTCAGGACCACCTCCTACAGAGCCCCCTCCAGTGAGAGCCCAGGTTCCATCACCCATGCAGCCACCTATGCAGCCCCAAGCAGCTGCCCCTTCAGTTCAGTCCCAGCTCCCAGCACCGATGCAGCCCACACTCCCAACTCCACTCCAGCCGCAGCAGGCCGCTGCCGCCCCTGCCGGGCCTCCACAGGCCCTCGCCTCTCCCAAACCCCCACCTCGTTCCCGCTCCTCTCATGCTCTGCCACCTGATGCTGCCAAGCCTGAGACAGCCCCAGCTGCACAG ACTAATGGACTGAATGGAATCCAAAGAGAAGCACAATGGAAGCCCGACCCCTTCGACACACTTAGATCTGacttgctctcctcctcctccaccccctggCACACCACCCAGTCACTGAACAGAGGCTCCTCTCTGCGTGCACCTCCATCCATTCCTGCGTCTAGGCCGTCTTCCAACACCCTCCCTACATCCTTCTCCCTCCAgtcctctgctctgtcagaCCTGCAGGCACTCGATTCGTCCTCTtcgtcctctctctccaccccgTCACCTTTCGCGTCCTCCCTGCTCCCGCCTCCTCCGGTCCCGTCTCGCAGTCGCTCGCAGGAGACACTGCGCGCCTCTCCCGGGTCCTTCCCTGCTGACCCACAACCTGCCCGACCCAGCAGCACCAATCCCTTCACCGGCCCACTggcgcagcagcagcatcaccgcTCGCTCACCCCGGACTTCAGCATCCAGCGTCCAGCCCAGCCATTTAACCTTCAGAGGACCATGTCTGCTCTTACGCAGCCACTCATCCCCATGCCTGCTCCAACAGCAGCCGCACCCGCCCCCCAGATCCAAAGGACCATGTCCTTGTTTGGACCGCCATCGACTCTCAATCCTAATCCTCTACTCCCTCTCACCCCTGAACATTCCTCTACCCCCGCTTTGCCTCTGGCGCCACCCTCCTCCATTCCGCCTGCCCTCGCACCTCGTCGCCAGCCACCTCCCGCAGCAGGGAAGCAAACCCAGCAGTGGGTCACTTTCGATGACGATTTTCCAGCTACAAGCAAAACACCGCAGGTCCCCATCTTCCCCTCCAGTTCCCTAGTGTCCCAAACTCGGACTCTGCCTTCCCGCTCCGTGTTTGACTCAGAGCCCGACTGGTTATCTTCAGCACCTTCAGGATTCCcaaccctccctcctcccgtcCCAACTAGAACCGGTAACCCAAAGCTCCCTGAGGGGCCCAGCGACGACTGCTTCTTCTCCAGGGAGTCAACAGAAAGATAG
- the synj1 gene encoding synaptojanin-1 isoform X4 — translation MAFSKGYRIYHKLDPPPYSVIVETRTREECLMFESGAVAVLSAAEKEAIKNTYSKIVDAYGILGVLRLNLGDSMLHSLVVVTGCSSAGKVQDSEVFRVTQTDFISLKNDPGDEDRIAEVRKVLNSGHFYFAWSATGVSMDLSLNAHRRILEDTTDNRFFWNQSLHLHLKHYGVNCDDWLLRLMCGGVEIRTIYAGHKQAKACIFSRLSSERAGTRFNVRGTNDDGQVANFVETEQVIFLDDRVSSFIQIRGSIPLFWEQPGIQVGSHRVKLSRGFEANAPAFERHFTALRRLYGKQVIINLLGSKEGEHMLSKAFQSHLKASEHASAVKMVNFDYHQNVKGGKTDKLHSVLKPYLSKFIEECGFFYYSGEMGITRTQGGTIRTNCLDCLDRTNSVQAFFALEMLPKQLEEMGLTEKPQLVARFQEVFRTMWSANGDSVSKIYAGTGALDGKAKAGKLKDGARSVTRTIQNNFFDSSKQEAIDILRLGSTLNSDLADKARALLTTSSLYVTEPVLQSASPRVLLGMCQNYQKYTRPKQIRVCVGTWNVNGGKQFRSIAFRNQTLNDWLLDAPKKAGHPDFQDSKANPIDIFAIGFEEMVELNAGNIVSASTTNQKLWAAELQKNISRDHKYVLLASEQLVGVCLFVFIRPQHAPFIRDVAVDTVKTGMGGATGNKGGVAIRLLFHTTSICFVCSHFAAGQSQVKERNDDYSEITRRLTFPMGRLLYSHDYVFWCGDFNYRISMPNEEVKDLIKQQNWDALTAGDQLLDQKNAGLVFRGFIEGKLDFAPTYKYDLFSEDYDTSEKCRTPAWTDRILWKRRKWNFDRTAEEMNVVGAASTSGENEDDPEHPWSPGTLKYYGRAELKTSDHRPVVAIMDVDILEVDPEARHQVYKEVIALQGPPDGTILVSLCSSGPEDYFDDALIDELLDKFAQFGEVILIRFVEEKMWVTFLEGYSALAALSLSASTVLGKVIDIRLKSPGWIKSLEEEMSVERICGSIPTSASSTLLAEDTDMGDDDYDMEGDVDEEVEEILPQHLQPGAGSGPGSSPLPSPRSSPCPSPTHGEPSAPSRPSRGQPTRPSQGPPVDFQPGAPQGIEPKRPPPPRPGAPPARPAPPQRPPPPSDCGICPSPLLGRRGSEGPKSPALPRPDAAAGRGQVAVGAPGPGGAPRPNIPARVGVISVPPQSRPPPPAHPGAPRPIPEVHPGAPRPIPDTHPGAPRPIPSAQPKPTDLPPGPPSGPPPTEPPPVRAQVPSPMQPPMQPQAAAPSVQSQLPAPMQPTLPTPLQPQQAAAAPAGPPQALASPKPPPRSRSSHALPPDAAKPETAPAAQTNGLNGIQREAQWKPDPFDTLRSDLLSSSSTPWHTTQSLNRGSSLRAPPSIPASRPSSNTLPTSFSLQSSALSDLQALDSSSSSSLSTPSPFASSLLPPPPVPSRSRSQETLRASPGSFPADPQPARPSSTNPFTGPLAQQQHHRSLTPDFSIQRPAQPFNLQRTMSALTQPLIPMPAPTAAAPAPQIQRTMSLFGPPSTLNPNPLLPLTPEHSSTPALPLAPPSSIPPALAPRRQPPPAAGKQTQQWVTFDDDFPATSKTPQVPIFPSSSLVSQTRTLPSRSVFDSEPDWLSSAPSGFPTLPPPVPTRTGNPKLPEGPSDDCFFSRESTER, via the exons ATGGCCTTCAGCAAGGGATATCGCATCTACCACAAGCTGGATCCACCCCCCTACAGTGTCATAGTGGAAACTAGGACCAGGGAAGAATGCCTCATGTTCGAATCAGGGGCTGTTGCCGTTCTGT CGGCGGCAGAGAAGGAGGCCATCAAAAACACATACTCAAAGATTGTTGATGCTTATGGAATCCTGGGTGTCCTCCGCCTCAACCTGG GTGACTCCATGCTCCACAGTCTGGTGGTTGTGACAGGATGCAGCTCTGCGGGGAAGGTGCAGGATTCAGAGGTTTTCAGAGTCACGCAGACAGACTTCATATCACTGAAGAATGATCCAGGGGACGAAGACCGGATTGCTGAGGTGCGAAAGGTCCTAAACTCAGGACACTTCTACTTTGCCTGGTCTGCCACTGGAGTCAGCATGGACTTGAGTCTCAATGCACATCGCAGGATCCTAGAAGATACTACAGATAACCGTTTCTTTTG GAACCAGTCTCTGCACCTGCATCTAAAACACTACGGAGTAAACTGTGATGACTGGCTGTTGAGGCTGATGTGTGGGGGTGTGGAGATCAGGACTATCTATGCAGGGCACAAACAGGCTAAGGCCTGCATCTTCTCTCGCCTCAGCTCAGAGCGAGCAGGAACACGATTCAACGTCCGAGGAACAAACGATGATGGCCAGGTGGCCAACTTTGTGGAGACGGAACAG GTTATTTTCCTGGATGACAGAGTCTCATCCTTCATACAGATCCGTGGGTCCATTCCTCTTTTCTGGGAACAGCCAGGAATCCAG GTTGGCTCTCATCGTGTCAAACTCTCAAGGGGATTTGAGGCAAATGCCCCGGCATTCGAAAG acACTTCACTGCACTGCGGAGGTTGTATGGCAAACAGGTGATCATCAACCTGCTCGGGAGTAAGGAAGGAGAACACATGCTCAGCAAAGCATTTCAG AGTCACCTGAAGGCATCGGAGCACGCGTCAGCAGTGAAAATGGTGAACTTTGACTACCATCAAAATGTGAAGGGAGGCAAGACAGACAAACTCCACAGTGTCCTCAAACCCTACCTCAGCAAGTTCATAGAGGAGTGTGGGTTCTTCTACTACTCTGGAGAGATGGGCATCACAAG GACTCAGGGTGGAACCATTAGGACCAACTGCCTGGACTGTCTGGATAGAACCAACAGTGTCCAGGCCTTCTTTGCCCTTGAG ATGTTGCcaaagcagctggaggaaatgGGTCTTACAGAGAAGCCCCAGCTGGTGGCCAGATTCCAGGAGGTTTTTAGGACCATGTGGTCCGCCAATGGAGACTCCGTCAGTAAGATCTATGCGGGCACCGGTGCCCTGGATGGCAAGGCCAAG GCCGGGAAGCTAAAAGATGGAGCTCGCTCTGTGACAAGGACCATCCAGAATAACTTCTTCGACAGCTCCAAGCAGGAGGCTATAGACATCCTGAGGCTGGGCTCCACGCTTAACAGTGATTTGGCTGACAAAGCTCGGGCCTTGCTCACCACCTCCAGTCTTTACG TCACTGAGCCGGTCTTACAATCAG CCTCCCCGAGAGTATTGCTGGGAATGTGTCAGAACTACCAGAAATACACAAGGCCCAAGCAGATCCGGGTGTGTGTGGGTACCTGGAATGTCAACGGGGGTAAACAGTTCCGCAGCATCGCTTTCCGCAACCAGACACTCAACGACTGGCTGTTGGATGCTCCAAAGAAGGCGGGGCATCCTGACTTCCAGg ACAGCAAAGCCAACCCCATAGATATCTTTGCCATTGGTTTTGAGGAAATGGTTGAACTAAATGCTGGCAACATCGTCAGTGCCAG CACGACCAACCAGAAGCTTTGGGCAGCCGAGCTACAAAAAAACATATCGAGGGACCACAAATATGTGCTGCTGGCTTCAGAGCAGCTGGTGggagtgtgtctgtttgttttcatccgCCCCCAACACGCACCTTTCATCAG GGATGTCGCTGTTGATACTGTAAAAACCGGAATGGGCGGGGCTACAGGCAATAAAGGAGGTGTGGCCATACGCCTGCTGTTCCACACCACCAGCATCTGCTTCGTCTGCTCCCACTTTGCTGCTGGCCAGTCACAGGTCAAGGAGAGGAACGACGACTACAGCGAGATCACGCGCAGACTCACCTTCCCCATG GGTCGTCTGCTGTACTCACACGACTACGTTTTCTGGTGTGGAGACTTCAACTACCGAATCAGCATGCCCAACGAGGAAGTCAAGGATCTGATCAAACAGCAGAACTGGGATGCCTTGACAGCTGGGGACCAGTTGTTGGACCAGAAGAATGCTGGTTTG GTTTTCCGAGGTTTCATTGAGGGGAAGTTGGATTTTGCCCCCACCTATAAGTATGACCTCTTCTCAGAGGATTATGACACCAGTGAGAAGTGCCGCACGCCAGCCTGGACTGACCGCATActctggaagaggaggaagtggaactTTGACAGAACGG CTGAGGAGATGAATGTAGTAGGTGCAGCTTCTACATCTGGAGAGAATGAGGACGATCCAGAACATCCTTGGAGCCCTGGGACTCTGAAATACTATGGCAGGGCTGAGCTTAAGACCTCAGACCACAG GCCTGTGGTGGCCATAATGGATGTGGACATCCTGGAGGTGGACCCCGAGGCCCGGCACCAGGTCTACAAGGAGGTCATCGCCCTGCAAGGGCCTCCAGATGGCACTATCCTGGTGTCGCTGTGCTCCTCTGGTCCTGAAGACTATTTCGATGATGCACTCATAGATGAACTGCTGGACAAGTTtgctcagtttggagaagtcaTACTTATCAG GTTTGTTGAGGAGAAGATGTGGGTGACCTTCTTGGAAGGATACTCTGCTcttgctgctctgtctctcagcGCTTCCACT GTCCTTGGCAAGGTGATTGACATCCGTCTGAAGAGTCCAGGCTGGATCAAGAGTCTCGAGGAGGAGATGAGTGTGGAGAGAATCTGCGGGAGCATCCCCACCTCAGCCAGCTCCACCCTGCTCGCTGAGGACACGGACATGGGCGACGATGATTACGACATGGAAG GTGACGTGGATGAAGAGGTTGAGGAGATCCTTCCCCAGCACCTGCAGCCTGGAGCAGGCTCTGGCCCTGGATcttcccctcttccctcccccCGCAGCAGTCCCTGTCCCTCCCCGACCCATGGAGAACCTTCGGCCCCAAGCAGGCCCAGTCGTGGACAACCCACCCGACCATCACAAG GGCCTCCTGTTGACTTCCAGCCTGGTGCCCCTCAAGGCATTGAGCCCAAACGCCCACCTCCACCTCGCCCTGGAGCCCCTCCAGCAAGACCAGCACCCCCCCAACGCCCGCCGCCACCCTCAG ACTGTGGCATATGTCCCAGCCCACTGCTTGGTAGGAGAGGCAGTGAAG GACCAAAAAGCCCCGCTCTGCCTCGGCcagatgctgctgcag GTCGAGGCCAGGTAGCAGTGGGAGCTCCTGGACCTGGAGGTGCTCCAAGACCA AATATTCCTGCTCGAGTTGGGGTAATCAGTGTGCCTCCCCAGTCTCGtccaccacctccagctcacCCTGGAGCACCCAGACCCATCCCAGAGGTGCATCCCGGGGCCCCTCGGCCCATCCCAGACACTCACCCTGGAGCCCCAAGACCTATTCCCAGTGCACAGCCCAAACCGACTGATCTGCCACCAG GTCCACCTTCAGGACCACCTCCTACAGAGCCCCCTCCAGTGAGAGCCCAGGTTCCATCACCCATGCAGCCACCTATGCAGCCCCAAGCAGCTGCCCCTTCAGTTCAGTCCCAGCTCCCAGCACCGATGCAGCCCACACTCCCAACTCCACTCCAGCCGCAGCAGGCCGCTGCCGCCCCTGCCGGGCCTCCACAGGCCCTCGCCTCTCCCAAACCCCCACCTCGTTCCCGCTCCTCTCATGCTCTGCCACCTGATGCTGCCAAGCCTGAGACAGCCCCAGCTGCACAG ACTAATGGACTGAATGGAATCCAAAGAGAAGCACAATGGAAGCCCGACCCCTTCGACACACTTAGATCTGacttgctctcctcctcctccaccccctggCACACCACCCAGTCACTGAACAGAGGCTCCTCTCTGCGTGCACCTCCATCCATTCCTGCGTCTAGGCCGTCTTCCAACACCCTCCCTACATCCTTCTCCCTCCAgtcctctgctctgtcagaCCTGCAGGCACTCGATTCGTCCTCTtcgtcctctctctccaccccgTCACCTTTCGCGTCCTCCCTGCTCCCGCCTCCTCCGGTCCCGTCTCGCAGTCGCTCGCAGGAGACACTGCGCGCCTCTCCCGGGTCCTTCCCTGCTGACCCACAACCTGCCCGACCCAGCAGCACCAATCCCTTCACCGGCCCACTggcgcagcagcagcatcaccgcTCGCTCACCCCGGACTTCAGCATCCAGCGTCCAGCCCAGCCATTTAACCTTCAGAGGACCATGTCTGCTCTTACGCAGCCACTCATCCCCATGCCTGCTCCAACAGCAGCCGCACCCGCCCCCCAGATCCAAAGGACCATGTCCTTGTTTGGACCGCCATCGACTCTCAATCCTAATCCTCTACTCCCTCTCACCCCTGAACATTCCTCTACCCCCGCTTTGCCTCTGGCGCCACCCTCCTCCATTCCGCCTGCCCTCGCACCTCGTCGCCAGCCACCTCCCGCAGCAGGGAAGCAAACCCAGCAGTGGGTCACTTTCGATGACGATTTTCCAGCTACAAGCAAAACACCGCAGGTCCCCATCTTCCCCTCCAGTTCCCTAGTGTCCCAAACTCGGACTCTGCCTTCCCGCTCCGTGTTTGACTCAGAGCCCGACTGGTTATCTTCAGCACCTTCAGGATTCCcaaccctccctcctcccgtcCCAACTAGAACCGGTAACCCAAAGCTCCCTGAGGGGCCCAGCGACGACTGCTTCTTCTCCAGGGAGTCAACAGAAAGATAG